The sequence below is a genomic window from Syntrophales bacterium.
GCGCTTATCAGGACCTATTCACCTCATCTGTTAGATGATCCTGTTTACAGAGAATTTGTCAACAACTTCTGTGCAAAGCTGGTGGAGAGAGCGGAAAAATTTTCTGGACGGGAGATGTGGGGTAATGCCCTGGTCTGGTTGCAGAGAGCTGAGGCATTGAATCGTAATTACCCGGAGTTGTTTCAGAAGATTCTGGACGTTAAAGACCATATCAATAAACGTATTAGAAAGTCCATAGCCGTTTTTGATTTCACCAGTCCCAGTAACAATAGAGACGCAGGTAAAATAGCGGCCAACAAACTGATTACTTACCTACATAAGAACGCCAGTGGTGATCTGCGTATCATTGAGCGTGAAAACCTGCAGTCTATTCTAAGGGAGATGCAGCTTGGACAAACCGGTCTCGTTGATATCAAGGCGGCCCAAGCCGCAGGAAAGATGAGAGGTATTGATACGTTTATCATGGGAGATGTTCTTCACTTCTCGGCCACGACCACAGATATTCCAAGCATCAGCCAGGTTAAGGCCCTCGTTGACGAAACAGACGAACCTAATCCTGAATTCTCATTATGGAGGATGATGTATCCCAAACCAACACGACAGGAGCTTCAGTCTGCCCCACCCCCTACGATTAAGAAGAAGACTTATCAATTCATTTCCTATAAGCAGGGAACGACAAAAATCAGCGCCATAATCGAGATTTCTTATAAGCTTGTGGATACCCTCACCGGAGAGAACATTTTTACCAATACCGTCGCGGGAAAGATGTTTAAGGAAGACAGGTATCAGGATGCCGTGCCGGCTGCCGGTATCCCCTATGACCCGTTAGAACTTCCGATAGGGGTAGAAGTACTGGATGAATTAACCAACGAGAAGACATCGGAGATGGGACAGAGTGTCCTCAAAAATTTTCAGAGCCTTGAGGTTGAGTACTTTAACCAGGGTCAGCAATACCGAAAACGACGGAATACGGAACTTGCCATTGAAAGATTTACAGATGCCATTTTTGATGAAAGATTAAAAGGCATATCCACTCCAATTTCCCAGAAGTCCCTGGAAATGATTGACGAACTGATGCAAGATGCGTAAGCCGTAACCCATCTTAAATCGTGTTATATTTTGAGCCCTTGTGAAGTCAATTTTCAAAGGTCTCCCTGGAGGAAAGAATGGGGAAAAAGTGTTGCTTAATTTTTGTGACGATAATTTTCTTTTATCCAATTATTGTCTTGGCCGGTACTTCCCCACAGTTCAAGTGCGCTGTTTTTAATTTCCACACTGTAAATCTGGAGGCTTCCGGTTATGGCACCCAGGTGACCAATATGCTGGTAGATTATCTTAAAGAGGAATGTGTGCTTGCCATGATTGACCGTAAGGAGCTTGAGGCATTTTTGAACCTCCATGCCCTCCAGCAGGACGATAATCAGGTAAACGTGGTTAATATTGGCACACAACTGGGGCTTGATGCGGTTATTGTTGGCAGCGTTGAAAAAAAGGGAACTGTGATTGTGATTAACTGTAAGGTTATTCAGATCAAACAAAAGAGGCCTATTTTTGATACCCAGTTAGTATGCTTCGGTGATACTGGTCTGATGGGTGAAATCAAAAAGCTTAGAACCTTAATCAGTACAGCGATAGCAGATTCCGCTTCTAAAAAAGGGGAGGGAGAAAGGCCGGTTTTGGAAGGACCCGTTAATATACACAAACGATCGGGTGATAGAAAGATCTATTTGAGCTGGGAAGATGCACCCGGTACCACTGCTGTCAGCTATGAAGTGTTTCGGAGCACTTCCGCATCCGGTCCTTTTACCTGGATTGCCCAGGTTGCACGACCTGAATATCTTGATCGTGACTTAGAAAAGAATACCACTTATTATTATAAAGTCAGGGTCTGTGCCAGTAACGGCCTGCAAAGTGATTTTTCCGCCGTTATTCCCGCCGAGACAGCCCTGGTTCCCAATCCTCCCGTTATTTTAAGGACAGAAGGTCACATAAAGAGTATTCAACTGACCTGGTCCCCCAGTCCCACGAGGGGTGATGATCCCCTGGGATTGAAGGGATATAAACTCTATCGGGCCAGGGTAGAACAGGGTGATTACAAGGAGGTGGCCAATATCCTGGGTCGGGATCCTGGCATTGGTCTAAATGTCACAACCACCCTCGACAAATTGTTTAAGGTGACCTATGTAGATCGGGGACTCGCCGATGGGGAAGAATATTATTATAAATTGACGGCCTACAACGAAAAAGACCTGGAAAGTGAATTTCCCGGCTCTGTTAAGGCCACGACCACACCCATTGTCAGTAGTCTATCAGCACAGGGAATGATACGGGAAATCAAACTGACCTGGGCTCCTGTTGATTCGCCCTTCATCAAGGGATACTACATCTATCGGAGTACTGTAGAAAAGGGAGATTTTACCAAGATCGAGAAGGTTGACATCGCTAACATTTCAGGTGCCAGCATGGGAAATAAGGTGGATTATACTGATAGGGAAGGACTTGGTGATAGCCTCTGTTATTACTATCGAATTACTGCTTTTGAAGACGAAGAGAGGGAAACGGCGCCATCGGTAGCGGTATCGGCCGTAACGAAAGGTAAGCCACCCCATCCGGAGGCATTAAAAGCTATAAGTGGCCTGGTAAAAAAAGTGGAACTTACATGGACGGCGAGCTCCGAGGAGGATGTTGAGGGTTACAACATTTACTGGTCCAGGGAAAAGGTGGGTAAATATTTATTGCTCGAAAAATTAAAGGGACGAACGACCAATAAATTTACCCACGGCGGTGGAGGCAGTGAAAAGCTCGATGATGACACTACCTATTATTACACAATAACATCCTTCAACAGGGTAGATCTGGAGAGCGATCTGTCTAAGGTAGCCTTTGCTACAACAAAACCCAGACCGACGAAACCCCTCGGACTTAAGGGAGAAGAATTGAAGGTCAAGGAGGCGCCCCTTATCTGGTTACCAAACCCGGAAAATGATATTGCCGTTTATCATGTTTGGCGTGCTGGTTCTGAGGGAGAAGAATTTACCAAAATTGCAGATGTTCATGGCGAAACTACGTACATTGATAAAGAGCTCAAAGATGGATATACCTATCGTTACCGTATCCAGGCCGAAGACAGGGATGGATTGCTCAGCGATTTTTCAGAAACCATCAGTATTCAGACCAAACCAAGACCCAAAAGTCCTGAAGGGTTCACCGGTGATTTACGTAAGGGGAGGGTTAAACTCCACTGGAAACCAGGGAACGAACCTGATATTTTGCATTATAATGTTTACGAGAAGCGATTTTTCGGTAGCGAAAAAATTGCCACCGTTACAGAAACAAATTTTAAGGGGGGAGGCTTACCGAAAGGAAAGAAAAAGACGTATGTCATCACCTCTGTGGATAAGGATGGTCTGGAGAGTGAACCCAGTGAAGAAGTAACCATCATCGGAAAATAGATGGGTGTTGTTCAGTGCATGCAAACTTTATTTTTAAAACTCAGGAGGTTTTTATCATGATCTTTGGGCAGTCGGTTGGCTTAAGTTTTAAATCAGCTTTCTTCCTTAAGAGAGGTATGGGGAGGAAATATATCGTAGGACGAACCCTATATTGGGCTATGGGCTATGGGTTATGGGCTCTTGCCTCTTGTCTCTTGCCTCTTGTCTCTTGCCCCTTGTCTCTTGCAGGTGAAACTGGGACATATCAGGTTGTTCCCGGCAACGATGACAATGCCTACCTCGTTGATACAACAACGGGGGCGGTGTGGATTCTTACCTATCGTGCCCTCGCCACGGGACGGGAACCCGTTGCTATACCTTATAAGTTTATAAAATTATCGCCTAAAAATTACAAAGACTTTCTGGTTGAAGATATTCCAGGTGCTCCAATCAATATCAAAGAACGTGATAAATGATAATAATCAGGGGTCAGGAATCAGGGGTCAGGGGTCAGCCAATCAATATCAGAGAACGTGAGCGATGATAGTAAACCGGTGAATTTGCATGGTTCATCCTGTCTTAAATTGTGGTTTTGCAAGGTCGTATATCATCTCCGGTGAAGACGGCCTGATGGTGGTTGATGTAGGCAGTATCGGGACGGCGGAAGATGTGGCAGCGTATATCCATGATACCGCAGGTATGATGGCCCACGATGTGCGATATATTGCGGCTACCCATTTTCACATTGATCATATCGGGGGGATCGGCCATTTTCTTCGCCAGTGCTCACCTGAGACAAGGGTTCTGTTCCATCGTTTTGTGGAAGGTTACTTGACGGGAACGAGGAAGATGTCCCCTATCAAGAACTGGTTCGTTGGTCTTGTGCCTGCATCTTTAGTCAGTACCCGTTACATCAGGAGGTTTTCTCATCTGAAGTTTGAGAGTCTCTCCGGTATCCCCCTTCCTGGACTGAGGAAGATGGTGAACCTGCCCTATGAACACAGTAAAATCAGTTATTTCGGTGAGGGGAAGTGTCCAAGGTACAAGCTCGGCTTTGATGACTGGGAGGTCATCGAGACCCCCGGCCATACGGAAGAATCCGTTTCGTTTTACAGTGAATCGTCAGGAGAGCTGATCTGCGGTGATCTGATCCTGAACATGGAGAGAAACGGCCGTGGGAAGTTAAATAGGTTTCACTGGAGCAGAGAAGTCATTACAAGAACCTATCATGATCTCTGTGGTACCATTGGGCCGAAAGTGATCTATCCCGGTCATGGAGAGATCATAAAAAGTGGTGGAGATGCCCTCCTGGCGGTTAAAACTTTTATATAGGGGGTAAAAAAAATGGACACAATAAATCTGCTTCCGGGTTTCAATGTGAAAAAGGGAAGCGTCATTTTTGTAAGTGTCTTACTGTCTCTGCTCATCGCGAGCCAGGGTTGCGTGGTGGCCACAAAAAAGACCGTCATCGCTCCTGAGATTATCACTTTTTTCAAAGGGACGTATAAGGTTGATCCCTACATGGAAAAACACAAGCCTCGGACGGTAGCTGTCCTCCCCTTTTTTGATCAATCCCGGAGCAAGGAGGGCTTTGATACGGTTCGGAGGGGATTCTATAATCACTTCAGTTCTCTGCCCTTTAAGGATATGGAGCTCTACCGTGTGGATAACCTGTTAAAAAAGGCTGGTCTTGCCGACCCGGAAGTCATTAACAAAACGTCACCACAGGAACTCGGCAAAATCCTTGATGTGGATGCCGTGGTTTTTGGCGAGATATCTAATTTCGATAAGTTGTTTGCCGTGGTATATTCTCAGGTATCGGTGGGGGCCGAGATCAAGATGTATGATACGAGAATGGGGAATTTTCTCTGGAGTGGCAAGCACACGGTGCGGTTGCATGAGGGTGGTATCTCGACAACCCCTGTCGGTCTTATTGCCACGGTTATTGCCACTTCCATGAATATGCGGGATGTTCAGTTGCTGAGAGCCTGTGACGATCTGTTCAGGGATATGGTCAAGACAATTCCGGTGCCGGCCATTGCCGAGGCCCTCCGACCACCGGTCATTACCCTTCTTACCCAGGATACGAAGGGTCTCCCCAGAAAGGCAGGCGATGAGATTAAGGTGGTGATCCAGGGTACGCCCAAGATGCAGGCACACTTTGATATCGGTGAATACAAGAAACATATCGTCATGCAGGAAGTTGAACCAGGTGGCTATCTGGGCGTTTACAGGGTCGTGCCGGGTGATAATGTGACAGGCGCTATTATTACCGGCTATCTCACGGATGATTCCGGCAATACCTCCCAGTGGGTTGATGCCATCGGGACGGTGACCATTGATACCACACCCCCTGAAAAAGTGAAAGATCTTACCGGTGTGGGGCGAAATGCCCTTGTGCTGCTTAGTTGGGATAAGTCTGCCGCTTCCGATCTGGCGGGCTACCATGTTTACCGCAGTACAACCCCTCTCTCCGGTTTTCAGGAAATTGCCAAAACGGAATTTAATGAACTGCGCGATGGGGGATTGGTCAATTTTCGAGAGTATTACTATCAGGTCACAGCCATAGACAGGGCTGGTAATGAAAGCGAAAAGACGGAAGCGGTGGTCGGAATACCTGTGGCGGGAGGGCCAACCCCCGTATCAGGGGCGATTGAAACCGATACCACCTGGTATTCCGGTGCCAGTCCCTATGTCATCGAAGATACCGTTTTTGTGAAGGATAAAGCCCGGCTTACGGTTGAGGCCGGGACAGAGATACGGTCGAAAGGTAGTCCCCTGGTTATTGAAGGACAGCTCATAGTCCGGGGAGATGGTGACCATCTCATTCTGTTTGATACCGGACAAGAAGGCAAAAGATGGGAAGGGATTGTTTTTAATAACGTCAAGGAGAAAGAGAATCTTCTGAAGTTTTGCCGGATCAGGAATGCGAAGACAGGGATCACCTGCCAGTCATCCTCACCATTGATCGAGGCCTGCGAACTTGCCGACAATGATGTTGCCATCAGGATTTTGGGCGCATTTTCCAGACCTCAGGTGGTAAAGAACACGATCCATAAGAACAGAGATACGGCGGTGCAGATTACAGGCGGTGCTCAACCGACGTTGAAGGAAAACAGGATCCAGGATAATGCGAAGGAGGGAATCGTGATTCAGGCCGCTGCCCCGGTGATCCAGCACAACATGATTGTGCAGAACCGAGGGTCAGGTATTGTTGGTAAGAGCTGCCAGGCCACCATCAAAGAGAATAATATCACCGGCAATAGGCCCTTTGATATGGTGGGAGAAATGACCGGGGAGGCGATAAATGCCCTGAACAACTGGTGGGGAAGTACCGAAGGCCTTGTCATCCTGTCCAGAATTCAGGGGAGGATCAATATTAAATCGGTCTTGAATGCGGCTTATCCAGAGGGAAAGCCTCTCGAACTCCCTATCCTTCCCCAGGTCCTTGGTAGTCCGATAAAGACGGATGCCTTTCTCATTTTATCCAATAGTCCCTACCGGGTAGCAAAGGATGTTGTCATTGATGGCGGTGCCACCCTGTACATCGAGCCGGGGGTGACAATCATGTATGACCAGAATACATCCATTATTGTGGGAGATGGTGGTGTCGTCGCCAGGGGAATAAGGGATCATCCTATCCTTTTTACAGCATCGGGGGCAACTCCTTCACCCGGTTTTTACACCAATGCCATTAGATTGACAAAGCTCACCAGAGTTAATAGTTTTTTTAACTATTGTGTGGTGAAAAATGCTACTACGGCATTTGATATCTATTACGGTGCACCGGAAATCTCCTTCTGTCACATAGCATACAATGCCCAGAGCGGTATTTACTGTCGCCATGATGCGGCACCTAAGATATCTTACAGTACCTTTACCCGTAACCTGGGGGAGGGGGGGATCAAGTGTGTTGGTATGTCGAATCCCTCAATCAAGTACAATAATTTTGCCGATAATATGGTAGCTGTCCAGACTTTCTCCTCCATTTATATTGACGCTCGGTACAACTGGTGGGGTAGTAACCCGCCTGATCAAAAGTTGATCTGGGGAGAAAATATCAACATCAAACCCTGGTTAGAGTCTCCGGATGAGAAGGCATTTACAGAGCCGAAATAACGTAGGTGCTCTGGAAATATACCAGAGGTGTCATTTCTATGTTGAGACTTTTACGTAATTTTGTTATCTTAACGGCGTTTCATTCTCAGGGAAGTTTTAGAAATAAGTTACCATAACTATTAAAGGAGGGTTATTATGAAGTTAAAGCTTACGATTGCAGTGGGGATTATGATGGGCGTGTTTTTCCTTCTTGCAGGGATCGGTTTCTGTGAGGAGAAGGTGAGCATGTCAGAGTGGACGGAAATAGTTCAAAAAATGGGCGATAAGGGTAGCATCAATTGGTCTGCCGGGTATATCGAGGCGATAGGGATAGGAGCTCCCCCGCAAAAATTGATCGGAACTCCTCAGGTGCGTCCCATGGCCTTAAGAGCCGCGAAGATGGACGCCTACCGGAATTTACTTGAGATTATAAAGGGTGTACAGATAAATTCCGAGACACTGGTCAAAGATTTTGTGGTGGAGAGTGATATCATAAGATCACAGATTGAAGGCCTGGTTAAAGGGGCACAGGTTGTTAATCAGGATTACCTTTCTGATGGAACGGTGGAAGTCACCGTGAGGATGCCCATTTATGGTGATTTTTCAAGAGCGGTCCTTTCCAGAATCATGGAGCGGAGACCAGAGATAGTTCCACCGGTGGCACCTGCTGTAAAACCTCCTGCGGTACCACAGGTTACTGCTCCTGAAACCCCATCTCCGGCAGCCATTGTCTATACAGGAATGGTGATAGATGCCCGCGGCATCCAGGCGCGGCCGGCCATGTCTCCTAAGATCATTGATGAAGATGGCAAGGAAGTTTATGGTTCTATGCAGGTGGATCGTGAATATGCGGTTCAACAGGGGATAAGTGGTTACGCCCGGGATCTAACGGCAGCCCAGAGCAATCCACGGGTTACGAACAATCCCGTCACGGTGAAGGGATTAAAGATAGAGGGCCCGGGACGTTCCGACATCGTCATCAGCAATGCCGATGCCACAAATATCAGGGCCGCGACGGATAATTTGTCCTTCATGAAAAAATGCCGGGTCATGATTGTGTTAGACTGATCTGTGAATAAGCCCTGTAAATAATAAGGTAAGCATTTAGCTATCAGCGAAAACAGAAAGACACCAGGGGTTGCTGATTGCTGACGGCTGAACGTTTGCGCGCAAAGTATCAAGGTTTTGGACTTACCAGATGGTGCCTTATATTCTCCTGCCTTGAAACAGGGAAATATAGGCACTCTCCCTTATCTTTAGAAGTTTGCCTCGACAGATAGAAAATCTTTTTGTTATCGGAACCGATACGGGAGTGGGAAAGACTGTATTATCCCTTTTACTGATGCAGTTTTTCTACTCACGAGGTTACTCCCCCTTTTACCTCAAGCCTATCCAGAC
It includes:
- a CDS encoding MBL fold metallo-hydrolase — its product is MVHPVLNCGFARSYIISGEDGLMVVDVGSIGTAEDVAAYIHDTAGMMAHDVRYIAATHFHIDHIGGIGHFLRQCSPETRVLFHRFVEGYLTGTRKMSPIKNWFVGLVPASLVSTRYIRRFSHLKFESLSGIPLPGLRKMVNLPYEHSKISYFGEGKCPRYKLGFDDWEVIETPGHTEESVSFYSESSGELICGDLILNMERNGRGKLNRFHWSREVITRTYHDLCGTIGPKVIYPGHGEIIKSGGDALLAVKTFI
- a CDS encoding CsgG/HfaB family protein — its product is MIELKNCRVILIGLFILIFLSGCAVSESYKTGIELSQANRWDEAIGFFEQALGESPNNQEYRDALSRAKREAAKVHYEKAKQAFASTPLQNMPALEQVAKEVNLACSLDPENSAIKAFDDNIREKINTLTTTIKSLSSQAEVDMQREDWMAAVTKLRQINKIFPGYENTANRLVKAEQEGTRILYQQGLALSKQEDWKLAAQAFKAAMDINPNYLDVAKLYQDAMSKDNADYYISEAEKARQVKSWERAIQLLEKASEYQPDNRDLMKKLEVLKVQVGQIYFEEAIRSVNQDKFSQACKKLALIRTYSPHLLDDPVYREFVNNFCAKLVERAEKFSGREMWGNALVWLQRAEALNRNYPELFQKILDVKDHINKRIRKSIAVFDFTSPSNNRDAGKIAANKLITYLHKNASGDLRIIERENLQSILREMQLGQTGLVDIKAAQAAGKMRGIDTFIMGDVLHFSATTTDIPSISQVKALVDETDEPNPEFSLWRMMYPKPTRQELQSAPPPTIKKKTYQFISYKQGTTKISAIIEISYKLVDTLTGENIFTNTVAGKMFKEDRYQDAVPAAGIPYDPLELPIGVEVLDELTNEKTSEMGQSVLKNFQSLEVEYFNQGQQYRKRRNTELAIERFTDAIFDERLKGISTPISQKSLEMIDELMQDA
- a CDS encoding DUF799 family lipoprotein, whose translation is MDTINLLPGFNVKKGSVIFVSVLLSLLIASQGCVVATKKTVIAPEIITFFKGTYKVDPYMEKHKPRTVAVLPFFDQSRSKEGFDTVRRGFYNHFSSLPFKDMELYRVDNLLKKAGLADPEVINKTSPQELGKILDVDAVVFGEISNFDKLFAVVYSQVSVGAEIKMYDTRMGNFLWSGKHTVRLHEGGISTTPVGLIATVIATSMNMRDVQLLRACDDLFRDMVKTIPVPAIAEALRPPVITLLTQDTKGLPRKAGDEIKVVIQGTPKMQAHFDIGEYKKHIVMQEVEPGGYLGVYRVVPGDNVTGAIITGYLTDDSGNTSQWVDAIGTVTIDTTPPEKVKDLTGVGRNALVLLSWDKSAASDLAGYHVYRSTTPLSGFQEIAKTEFNELRDGGLVNFREYYYQVTAIDRAGNESEKTEAVVGIPVAGGPTPVSGAIETDTTWYSGASPYVIEDTVFVKDKARLTVEAGTEIRSKGSPLVIEGQLIVRGDGDHLILFDTGQEGKRWEGIVFNNVKEKENLLKFCRIRNAKTGITCQSSSPLIEACELADNDVAIRILGAFSRPQVVKNTIHKNRDTAVQITGGAQPTLKENRIQDNAKEGIVIQAAAPVIQHNMIVQNRGSGIVGKSCQATIKENNITGNRPFDMVGEMTGEAINALNNWWGSTEGLVILSRIQGRINIKSVLNAAYPEGKPLELPILPQVLGSPIKTDAFLILSNSPYRVAKDVVIDGGATLYIEPGVTIMYDQNTSIIVGDGGVVARGIRDHPILFTASGATPSPGFYTNAIRLTKLTRVNSFFNYCVVKNATTAFDIYYGAPEISFCHIAYNAQSGIYCRHDAAPKISYSTFTRNLGEGGIKCVGMSNPSIKYNNFADNMVAVQTFSSIYIDARYNWWGSNPPDQKLIWGENINIKPWLESPDEKAFTEPK